A single Cherax quadricarinatus isolate ZL_2023a chromosome 4, ASM3850222v1, whole genome shotgun sequence DNA region contains:
- the LOC128684493 gene encoding zinc finger protein 268-like produces MSKMLEKIYDPAVSVPVEDTPKKFLENLRKYSGESSLTIRMKIQSGEKPYQCSECLKGFKQKANLIRHIRTHTSERPYKCSVCSKAFARKANLIMHSRIHTGEKSYHCSECLKGFSRRSYLKTHTKIHTGQTPHQCSECLKVFSEKSYLQTHMKTHTREKSYQCSQCVKGFSKKYCLETQTKIHTGKKPYRCSVCAKGFAKKINLLMHLRMHTGEKPYQCPKCLKGFSKNTYFQTHMKTHSGKKTFLCLVCQKDFLRKGDLVTHTRTHTGEKPFQCSECLKDFSQKCHLILHLRTHTGERPYKCSVCHKDFSSKAYLVMHMRFHTGEKRYHCSVCLKGFSVQSSVITHMRIHTGEKPYQCSVCEKNFSRKHHLVLHMRIHTGEKPYHCSVCLKSFSVQSSVVTHMRTHTGEKPYHCSECLKDFTIKSHLVMHMRVHTGEKPYQCSECLKSFSVKCNLEIHMRSHTGEKPYKCSECLKNFSNKSDLVIHMRIHTGEKPYQCLECLKGFSDPSQLIRHRRIHTGEKPYQCSECLKRFSVKSRLVSHTIIHTGERPFKCPQCVKEFSLKGNLTRHMGVHTGEKPFQCSECLKGFSIKSRLISHMMIHTGKKPYRCSECLKDFSLKGNLARHLKIHSAKKF; encoded by the coding sequence ATGTCTAAAATGCTTGAAAAAATATATGATCCAGCAGTGAGTGTTCCTGTGGAAGATACACCAAAAAAATTTTTAGAAAATTTGAGAAAATATTCTGGCGAATCTAGTTTAACAATTAGAATGAAAATTCAAAGTGGAgaaaaaccatatcaatgttcagagtgtctgaaaggTTTTAAGCAGAAAGCAAACTTAATAAGACATATAAGAACTCATACCAGTGAAAGACCCTACAAATGTTCAGTATGTTCAAAAGCTTTTGCAAGAAAAGCTAATTTAATTATGCATAGTAGAATTCACACTGGAGAGAAGTCTTATCACTGCTCAGAATGTCTGAAAGGATTTTCACGAAGGTCTTAtttaaaaacacacacaaaaattcaTACAGGACAGACACCACACCAATGTTCAGAATGTTTAAAAGTTTTTTCAGAAAAATCCTATTTACAAACTCACATGAAAACTCACACACGAGAGAAATCatatcagtgttcacagtgtgtaAAAGGCTTTTCAAAAAAATATTGTTTAGAAACACAGACAAAAATTCATACTGGAAAGAAACCATACAGGTGTTCAGTGTGTGCAAAAGGGTTTGCCAAAAAAATTAATTTACTAATGCACTTGAGAATGCATACAGGAGAAAAACCGTATCAGTGTCCAAAATGCTTAAAAGGGTTTTCAAAAAACACTTATTTCCAAACACATATGAAAACACATTCTGGAAAAAAAACATTTCTTTGTTTAGTGTGCCAAAAAGACTTTTTAAGAAAAGGCGATTTAGTAACACACACGAGaactcatacaggagagaaaccatttcagtgttcagaatgtcttaAAGACTTTTCACAAAAATGCCATTTGATATTACATTTGAGAACTCACACTGGAGAGAGACCCTATAAGTGTTCAGTGTGCCATAAAGATTTTTCAAGTAAAGCTTACTTAGTAATGCATATGAGatttcatacaggagagaagcgATATCATTGTTCAGTTTGTCTTAAAGGTTTTTCAGTACAATCTTCTGTTATAACacacatgagaattcatacaggagagaaaccataccagtgttcagtgtgtgaAAAGAACTTTTCAAGGAAACATCATTTGGTATTGCACATGAGAATTCACAcaggagagaagccatatcaCTGTTCAGTATGTTTAAAAAGCTTTTCAGTACAGTCTTCTGTAGTAAcacacatgagaactcatacaGGAGAAAAACCATATCACTGTTCAGAATGTTTGAAAGACTTCACAATAAAGTCCCATCTTGTAATGCATATGagagttcatacaggagagaagccGTATCAGTGTTCTGAATGCTTAAAATCATTTTCAGTAAAATGTAACTTAGAAATACACATGAGAAGTCATACTGGGGAAAAACCATataaatgttcagagtgtctgaaaaaCTTCTCAAATAAGTCTGATTTAGTAATACATATGAggattcatactggagagaaaccttaTCAATGTTTAGAGTGTTTAAAAGGCTTTTCAGACCCTTCTCAACTTATAAGACATAGgagaattcatacaggagagaaaccatatcagtgttcagagtgtctgaaacgTTTTTCGGTAAAATCCCGTCTTGTATCACATACAataattcatacaggagagagaCCATTTAAGTGTCCTCAATGTGTAAAAGAATTTTCATTGAAAGGTAATCTAACGAGACATATGGGTGTTCATACTGGAGAAAAACCgtttcagtgttcagaatgtctgaaaggtTTTTCAATAAAATCTCGCCTAATATCTCACATGATGATCCACACAGGCAAGAAACCATATCGGTGTTCAGAATGTTTGAAAGATTTTTCATTAAAAGGTAATTTAGCAAGACATTTAAAAATTCATTCAGCAAAAAAATTCTAA